Within the Cherax quadricarinatus isolate ZL_2023a chromosome 39, ASM3850222v1, whole genome shotgun sequence genome, the region tatatatatatatatatatatatatatatatacatatatacacgccaaggtattggtccagtgtgggtagattggtaaagcactgcgtaccttgtcctaaggttcgtaggttcgagtctccttcagccagagatcagtgtttgtgtatatttcgcatgctctcgcgaattccttgcatatatatatatatatatatatatatatatatatatatatatatatatatatatatatatatatatatatatatatatatatatatatatatttttcgtgccgaataggcagaacttgcgatcttggcttaaatagcaacgcttaccttgccatataggacaagtgaaaatttgtgtatgcaataattttgccaaaatcattttgaacctaacggaaaaaatatatttcactgtgcttgtttagtattaaattattgtaaacaaatctaaaatgtatttagttgggttaggctaaaataaattacgcttgttataataaggttaggtaagttttctaagattcttttggtgcaaaattataaatttttacattaacattaatgaaaaaaatatgtctttaaacgtatacgagaaaatttcTTAAAGGAatgaattttaaatgagttcttgctaattgaccagttttacatattcggcacgacacacatatatatatatatatatttatatatatatatatatatatatatatatatatatatatatatatatatatatatatatatatatattgtaatcacgaacgagtgttatttaatcaataacatcgctgcgactagccgaggactcgaacccatgtgtcgttttggcctgcctcatggtgagcgaaaatcacatgacgctcaaACCCACAGGgccactcaatcctacaagaatcaagcactcaggagagctaggtgttttaccataACGTAATACACAATTCTTGGCATGAGTTTAGAACTTGAGAAAATGATTCATACTAGGTAGCAGAAATCCGGTCAAAGAACAGGATCCCCAAGAGACTGCACCCTATTAATCCTAACACCCTATTTTCTAACAGACTAAATATAATCGCAATGTGCGACTATCCTATGCagtatgatagttatattgttcCTACTGCAGATATGGCCGTGTGCCCGTACTGGTGGCAACTAACTTCGTGGGGGCAATTACCTCCATCCTGACCGCCTTCTCCACCTCTCTGCCAGACTTCCTAGTCTATAGGTTTTTCGCTGGTTTTGCCTTCGACAACATCTTTGTCATGATGTATGTCTTAGGTAGGTAAACGGTTAATACTTTTGGAGTGACTTAGCATTTATTTGTTGGTGCAACTGTTAGTGGGGCTGAGTGGCTGTTGGTGAAGTTATGTGGTTATTTATTTATAACAATAAATTGTATATGAATATAGCTGAGTGCATGTAAAAATGGCACAAAGTGCAAGTTTATTGAAAAATGCTTCACCTGTACAACGGGCATTTTCGGGTCATTATTCATACCTGAGAAGAGCATAACAGAAGAAAGAACCAGTTGTACTCACCAATATGTACCTACAGTACCTGTGTATGGTTGCAGTGATGATTTGCAAGAGTAGATATAGCAAATttcttgtggtggttgtgatcaaATGTCGGAAAAAAAACGGCCAAAAAATTGTCAGTATTCATAAACGAACACAAATATACTTTCAGAACAGCCAGTTTGAATGATGCTTGTGTTGCACACTCAAACTCACATAACAATGAAATAGGTAGGCCAAACTAGCCATGAAAGAGGGtggtaaattagagaaagtattaAGAAACCGCCTTCATCACAGCCTGCAACTTTGGTCAAAAACAAAATAGGTTTTCAAGCAGCCAAGAATCTGGCAATAACAGTTGTTGAGCAAAGCATATTGTTGTGGCCAATCATCAGATTGAATAATACTCCTTCTAATATATTGCACCTCATCCCCATAGGTGAAACGTTGTCTTTAATAAGGCTAACTAAAACAGCAATCTGGGGTCTTTTTACATGAATGGCTGTTGCTGTAGCTGTATTTATTTACTTCATGGGGAGCTCTGTACCCTGGGGATTGGGAAGCAATCTGATTCGATCCTAAGGAGTACTGctctaattctttggatcaagagcccttcaccggcttCAAGGCACCTCACTTGAAGGGTTACGCAGATGAATGGCTGCTGGTGTGGTtcatggtgtggttgtggtgcggCTAAATAGTGTTTGTGTGGATAGCGTAGTACTAGCATCACTAAGAAGCTTTTGGCGTTgttgcgattattattattataatcaaaaagaagcgctaagccacaaggactatacagcgctgcgttGTTGCGAGTGGCTACCGAATTTCAGAtattcctctgcttccctcctctGTCAGTGCTGGAATACGTTGGTCCCTGCAAACGTACTTTGGTGGCTAATCTCTCCATCGCTCTTTTCTACACTGCGGGGACGGTGGCACTACCTTGGCTTGCGGTGTGGGCAGGAAACTGGCGTCTTCTTACTGCTGCCTCGGCCACTCCCATGGTCCTCTCCTGCCTGGCCATCTGGATCCTTCCAGAGAGTCCCCGCTGGCTCCTGTCCCAgggtatttatttattattatattcacgaggACCCTTTAATTATAAAGTTTATTAGttttttataatataaaaattataggAAGGCTTCTCCTAGGCGGAActctggtattttttttttttttttttttttttgcaatacaTTGATAAGCTATTACACCACGAAATAAATAGCTATTTCTTGTGCAATTTGTTATTTTGCGAGATATTAGCAAAATAATAGTCTTATTTGGATCGAATGCCGCATCAGGGCTAATCAAAGGTTAATATTAAGTCATGACAGAACCcacttaattttgaatattttaaatataatttATCGCTAGAATACGCCAGATGCATTATTCAATTatgacatattattattattatagtattcgTGAAGAAGCTCTAAACTCTTAAGGGTTATACAGCTCCAGGGTAATGGGAGGTGATCAGGTTCGATCAGAAGTGAAGGTAACTCCAGTTCATTggctcaagaacccttcaccggcatcaaagcAACTTGCCCCCACCCCATTCCCTTTAAGGGTTTCGCATGATAAGCTAAAAGATTTTTGATGTGATTCTAACTATTCATAAACTAGGGATAAATGTCACACTATTCTTCTTTAACAGTTTTATGTATCTTCTTTAACGGTTttatgtatctacctcatctgctaggaaaatgataggatggataatgagaaccttcaaaactagggacgccaagcccatgatgattctcttcatatCGTTtgtgttctctaggctggaatacagctgcacactaactgcccccttcagggctggcgacattgcagacctggaaagtatacaaagaactttcacggcacatataagcacgataaggcacctaaattactgggaacagttgaaggtccttgatctgtatttcctggaacgcaggcgagagatacatgataatatacacttggaaggtcctggagggattggtaccaaacctgcacacgaaaatcactccctatgaaagcaaaagactcggcaggagatgcaacattccccctagtgaaaagcaggggtgcaacgAGAACATTGAGAGactaacacaataagtgtcctgggtccaagaccgttcaactgcctcccagcctacagaagggggattaccaatagacccctggctgtctttaagaaggcactggacaggcacctaaagtcagtacctgaccaaccgggctgtggtacgTACGTcaacttgcgtgcggccagtagtaacagcctggttgatcagaccctgatccaccgtgaggcctggtctcagaccgagccgcgggggcgttgacccccgataccctctccaggtaaactccaggatgtgtCCTTGACAACCAGActgggtgtggtcttgactaaaccaggtttggtttgtgttcataaTGCAAACCACTTATATGGCTTCTAATTACCTTTCCTGTTGCCTGTCCTgcttgattaataataataacaattagtaTCATTATTTCTACATGATGCAATTTATTCAGACCTCGCTGATATCATTGACATACTATATAAGAAatcctggttatacagagcatttcgggcaacttagattaatcttgtccccaggatgcaatccCAAAGCAGtcaactgacacccaggtacctacttactgctaggtgaacaggggcagtaggtgtaaggaaacgtgtctaacgtttcacccgtaccggggatctatCCCGGATCCTCCATGTGTGAGTTAAGGACGCAGCCAACCAAATCACGAGTCCTAATGGTAGTGACGGGTTTTTGAGCCAAGGAATTAGACCTGCCTTTCTCTTCCTTGAATCGAAGCTGAATACTTCTCATTCCCCCagtcgctgtatgacccctacgggtttaggttTCCCCTATTAATTTAATAATAGTATTGTCTGTGCTCTGACCAGGACGTGTGGAGGAAACAGTGAAGATCCTGGAGAAGATAGCTCAAGTGAACGGGCACACCATTCCCCCTAACGTGTTGCACGACCTGCAGGTGCAGGTGAGTCCCTTATGATCTTTAGTTATATTGTTCGACACGACTTTGACAATGTTTGTAATTGTCAAATGTGTACAAAAATATTGAAAATTCTTTTCATACCCGGGAAATATTTCACATCTGTTGCTGCAGTTGTATAAGTTTCACTCACTCAAATTTGCTGACCTCTGTCGAGTCAGGTTGTTCGATCAACGCTTGTGCAACTGCTGTCACATCTGAGGAGTGAGCATGCTCCCTTCCCCTCATTTCTTTATGTAATTCATGGGAAATTACATCTTTATCATTATCCTTCAACTATACAACTGCACGGCTCCACTAAGAAGCCTGTGTTGCGTCCCTTCACGTATTAACACGTAATATTCATAAATATGTATCTTCCTGCACACAATAAGACTAGTGTTAATTCAAAATAGTTTTTTTTGTCCATGCCACAGCCATACTGAGCAACAAATTATAACTTTCCTGGAACATTTGATCTGCAATGGTATGTTTGTGTAGATGTCTCATGAATAGTATTCTGTTTCCTGCTAAGCATCGCTAGTGAATGGGCAGCTCAGCCATCGTTGTCCCTTATTCTACAAACGACATATTATTATTTTGAGGCTCTACACCCGTTGGGGTTATACAAGGCCTGGGAAGGGAAGGCGTTCGGGTTCGATTCAAGGAAGAGGAGAATCGGTCacattcctttgatcaagaatcCCTCGCCTGCATCAAGGCGGGGCTACAAAAAAAATATCTAACTTCCAGTTTCGAAAATCTGCTTGGGAGTTGACGCAGGAAGGAGCGTCTGAATTGTATCTAAAGAACTTTTCACAGGAGATTATATTACTAATTTTTTGAAGTCATTAATTTTGGTCTAGAGATCTAATTCACGATATGTTTGTTAAACAATCCTGAAGTTCAaatatatttttacattaactctACTACGGAGAATGTTATGCGCACAAATTGTGTGTGCGGGGGAGGGGAAGACACTTAATGTAATCACTTTAGTACATGTTTAATGGAAAAGTTTATTTCCTGGGTCTTTGGTCACATTCGGGGTgagcaaggtcccaggaccaaaacgctTTTATCAGATGATTGCATTTTGTCTTTTTCCATTACCTGTCTCTGTCATATGTAGTATTTTTGTATCCAGATGCCCACAAATTTAATTATGACGACTTTTACCAAGTACTGCCACTCGAAACATTGTTTAAAAGTAATTCGGGTCATATTCTAGTATACATttccataccccggccgggattgaacccgcggtcagagagtctcaaaactccagcccgtcgcgttagctggcTAGCtgatctagtggctaacacgacgggctggagttttgagactctgaccgcgggttcaatcccggccggggtatggtttgtttgcaatcgtcattacgatttcgtgagtctagtATACATTTGTTATATCACCCCAAGGAAGGTTATTAAAGGGGACCCCTTCAAGTGATTGGGAGGCCGTTGATGATGGTAGAatactcttgatccaaagaatggcTATATTGTCAGTATTGGAAATGTTTATTGTAAATATAATTTCCCGATATACACCAAGTTTTACTTTGCTAACAAAATTTCTTTACAATGTACACAAGTCACCCATGGATGTAAACAccgagtggtgtgtatctctcagtatatatcagatgagagtttattttaatccaTGTTTACGGACGTAATCTTgattggtggtgaacaggttatatGCATCCTCGTGTAGGTGAAGGGTTTTGAGCCCTATTAACCAACTAATCAACCAAAAGTAGTTATATTTATGCTGTGATCCTAATTATAATATTATCGTTATTTCCTCTCTTGCTTTCGTGGTCTCTTTTCTCGGCTTCTACCTTATGCCTCATGCGGCCtttccctctcttttttttcgGACTCTCCTTCCCCTTTTGCGGCCTTTACCTACCCTTTCCTTAGGATAGCAGCAATTACGACCAAATTCAAAATGAAGGAGAAAAGGTCATTATGGATCAAGTGACTTCTGCCTCGCTGCTGGACCTCTTCAGGACGCCCAGACTTCGTAGAACCACCATCTCCATCTGCGTTCTTTGGTGAGTTTTCCCCCATGGTCCCTTCCCATCAACCCAGGTTCCTCTCCTCTTTACATCTATCCTTTTTTTAATTATGCGTTTCTTTAATTGATTTCTTTTGTTTTGAATAAACTTTTAATGTGTTATATTCAGTGGTTCACACGTTATTTTCTTATCATAAGATAGTAAATAATTCACAAATTCTCTGCGTACATATTTTATAATAGAAACAATTTTGGCTTCCCAAATATTGTACTGTTTTGTATTGTATTTCGTACTGTATATTTTGCAACATTGATTTGCGACTCTTGGTACCAGTGAAAATAAATGTGATCAAGATCTAAATTATTTAAACGTATCTGTATGTACGTATGTCCATAGCAGTAAATAGCTACCTGGGATTTAGTTTACTGTTTTGTGTCACAACCTAGTTGAGGAAGGGGAGgaaccccagtggaagtaactaACATTTATTGCCTTTTTGGAATTTCGTAGGTTAAATAAACCTACAATAAGTCTAGAATATATTCTTGGTGCCCGTTGCAGGATGCTGCTGAGCTTGGTGTATGATGGGCACGCCCGCAACGTGTCCAACCTGCCGCTGGATGTATTCGTCACCTTCAGCATAGCTTCAGCTACAGAGCTGCCAGCCGACATTTTCCTCATCCTCACCCTAGACCGCTGGGGCAGGCGCTGGCTCGCTTTCGGTACCTTGGTCCTCTCTGGTGCCCTTAGCATCCTCACCATCGCTGTTGCAGGTAGGGAATGCACGTCGGGTGGCAGAGCAATCTCATGGGTTAGGGTTTCGTCCGGGGAAGTCAAGGGCGTCTCCAAAGATAGACTTCCCTAGAGGTTTGTTAGTTTCCACTGTTAGTGGagacatatataaataaaaaaaaaagatgtttgCACAAGACTACCCCTGGGACCGAAGGGCAGTAGTAATGAGGAGAGGCTGAATTAATTGAACCTGATGACTTAAAGAGAAGGTGTAGAGAAGACATGATCATGACATACAAGGTATTTAGAGGATTTGATAGACCAGATAGTGacatagtttttttttaaatacgagGCATTTTGGCAATGGGTCATAGATGGATTCTGAAGTAGATGAGCTACGGGGatgttaaaaaaaatactttttatcAGTGTCAGGACAGAAGGTAAGTGGAATGATCTAGATGATAAAGTGCTAAGGGCAAACTCCATTTCCAGAGTAGGTATGATAGGCCCATGAGACCAAGAGTCAGTAATGCCGGTGACTGTAGTTTATGAGCCGGGGCCAGGTGAGACTCCACCTCTCCCAACACAATTTGGTAAGTACACATAAGCAAAAAAACTCAAGGTGAGACACCATAAACAGATATTctttatagtatatatatatatatatatatatatatatatatatatatatatatatatatatatatatatatatatatatatatatatatatatatatatatatatatatatatatatatatatatatatatatatatatatatatatatatatacaaaaaacaaCCACTTTAAAAGAATAgaggaattccaagcgctttcgtgactactcacattatcaaggaactatcatagttccttgataatgtgagtagtcacgaaagcgcttggaatttctccattctttcagagtggttgttttgcatattctgaaatcacctgtttactgtgatcttattgcatatatatatatatatatatatatatatatatatatatatatatatatatatatatatatatatatatatatatatatatatatatcgtgccgaataggcagaatttgcgatcttggcttaaattgcaacgctcatcttgccatattggacaagcgaaaatttgtgtatgcaataatttcgcaaaaatcattctaaacctaacgaaaaaaatatatttcattgtgtttgtttagtattaaattactgtaaaagtatttaaaatatatttagtaggattaggctaaaataaattgcgtttgttataataaggttaggtaagttttctaagattcttttggtgcaaaattagaattttttacattaacgttaattaaaaaaatatatctttaaacgtataagagaaatttttagaaaggacttaattttaaatgagttcttgctaattgaccagttttacccattAGGCacggcgtatatatatatatatatatatatatatatatatatatatatatatatatatatatatatatatatatatatatatatataaaggcaaaggggataaaagagagtgcaaaaattatagggggataagtctgttgagtgtacctggtaaagtgtatggtagagttataattgaaagaattaagagtaagacggagaataggatagcagatgaacaaggaggctttaggaaaggtagggggtgtgtggaccaggtgtttacagtgaaacatataagtgaacagtatttagataaggctaaagaggtctttgtggcatttatggatttggaaaaggcgtatgacagggtggataggggggcaatgtggcagatgttgcaagtgtatggtgtaggaggtaggttactgaaagcagtgaagagtttttacgaggatagtgaggctcaagttagagtatgtaggaaagagggaaattttttcccagtaaaagtaggccttagacaaggatgtgtgatgtcaccgtggttgtttaatatatttatagatggggttgtaagagaagtaaatgcgagggtcttggcaagaggcgtggagttaaaagataaagaatcacacacaaagtgggagttgtcacagctgctctttgctgatgacactgtgctcttgggagattctgaagagaagttgcagagattggtggatgaatttggtagggtgtgcaaaagaagaaaattaaaggtgaatacaggaaagagtaaggttatgaggataacaaaaagattaggtgatgaaagattgaatatcagattggagggagagagtatggaggaggtgaacatattcagatatttgggagtggacgtgtcagcggatgggtctatgaaagatgaggtgaatcatagaattgatgagggaaaaagagtgagtggtgcacttaggagactgtggagacaaagaactttgtccttggagtgaacataaaaatggtataaaataccgacaggttgttaggtaagacacatatgcaacagttaggtatctttattttgaaacgtttcgcctacacagtaggcttcttcagtcgagtacagaaaagttgatagaagcagaagatacttgaagacgatgtaatcagtccatcacccttaaagttttgaggtggtcagtccctcagtctgagggactgaccacctcaaaactttaagggtgatggactgattacatcgtcttcaagtatcttctgcttctatcaacttttctgtactcgactgaagaagcctactgtgtaggcgaaacgtttcaaaataaagatacctaactgttgcatatgtgtcttacctaacaatttgtccttggaggcaaagaggggaatgtatgagagtatagttttaccaacgctcttatatgggtgtgaagcgtgggtgatgaatgttgcagcgaggagaaggctggaggcagtggagatgtcatgtctgagggcaatgtgtggtgtgaatataatgcagagaattcgtagtttggaagttaggaggaggtgcgggattaccaaaactgttgtccagagggctgaggaagggttgttgaggtggttcggacatgtagagagaatggagcgaaacagaatgacttcaagagtgtatcagtctgtagtggaaggaaggcggggtaggggtcggcctaggaagggttggagggagggggtaaaggaggttttgtgtgcgaggggcttggacttccagcaggcatgtgtgagcgtgtttgataggagtgaatggagacaaatggtttttaatacttgacgtgctgttggagtgtgagcaaagtaacatttatgaagggattcagggaaaccggcaggccggacttgagtcctggagatgggaagtacagtgcctgcactctgaaggaggggtgttaatgttgcagtttaaaaactgtagtgtaaagcacccttctggcaagacagtgatggagtgaatgatggtgaaagtttttctttttcgggccaccctgccttggtgggaatcggccggtgtgataataaaaaaaaaaataaaaaaaaaatatatatatatatatatatatacacacacttacaGAAAAaggtgtgatggtggcagtgctgGCAATGATGGGGCGTCTGCTGGTCAACATCACTTACAACATTGGACTGCAGTATGTAGCTGAGCTCCTGCCGACGGTGGTGCGCGCACAGGGAGTTG harbors:
- the LOC128696418 gene encoding organic cation transporter-like protein, which codes for MAEEYLDFDDVLTYAGEFGKYQWLLFLGLAPFCLNLVFIYFVQFFITLPPEHWCAVSELMHANISLELRRNLSIPITVDALGTATRSRCQAYDVPYEKLLLDGVTSPNTSWPVKSCWVWEYDISTTGNYHTIVSELSWVCDKKWYATLAQSVFFLGAVIGGPISGWAADRYGRVPVLVATNFVGAITSILTAFSTSLPDFLVYRFFAGFAFDNIFVMMYVLVLEYVGPCKRTLVANLSIALFYTAGTVALPWLAVWAGNWRLLTAASATPMVLSCLAIWILPESPRWLLSQGRVEETVKILEKIAQVNGHTIPPNVLHDLQVQDSSNYDQIQNEGEKVIMDQVTSASLLDLFRTPRLRRTTISICVLWMLLSLVYDGHARNVSNLPLDVFVTFSIASATELPADIFLILTLDRWGRRWLAFGTLVLSGALSILTIAVAEKGVMVAVLAMMGRLLVNITYNIGLQYVAELLPTVVRAQGVAGVHIAGYLSALFSPVIVYLGTLSPLVPLVVLGVASVIGGFVALILPETLHRDLPQTLADGENFGKEQAFFYFPCITKDAQSSQPLALGEFGQQPSFIRHRPQLRASLRGETYRSSLIRHRREVLCIPVVE